The DNA segment TTTTCAACAATAATTAAATAGTTATTTAAGCTTCAATATGCATAAGTCCATATGTAGAAGTTAATTATTTTGACTTAGTTGTTATATTACTATTcaagtgtttttctttttaattaaataatgattggatgattttattaaaataaaagtcaAATTTCAATAacttattgaaataaaattaagtttagtgactttatatatatatatatatatatatatatatatatatatatatatatatatatatatatatattttaactcTAAAAATGAATGTGCATAAGTGCAGGTAATAGCTTTTTGTTTGTGTTTTGCATATAATAAAAGTAAAGTTTTGATGCAGGGAGAGAAGTATTCAAATAGAATTATGAATCTAAAGGAACAAGTGAGAATGATGCTGAATATGACTAGTTTAGATCAACTAGACCTAATCGATACTTTACAGAGACTTGGTTTGTCTTACCATTTTCAAACTGAAATACGAAATGTTCTTATGAGGATCCACAACCACAACCACAACCACACTAATATTAATAAAGATTTACATGCCACGGCTCTTCAATTCAGACTCTTACGACAGCATGGCTTCAACATATCCTCACAAGGTCAGTCTATTATTATCTTTTCCTTCTCCCACCCACTACGATAACTTTTATAATAATTCACCTTTAAAACTTTCAGAGACGTTTGCTGATTTTCAAGATGAGTTTGTAAACTTCAGAACAAGTTTATGTGAGGATTACAAGGGAATGTTATCATTATATGAGGCATCATTCCTTTCTAAACAAGATGATAATATCTTACAAGCAGCAACACAATTTGCAAGGACTAATCTGGGAAACCTTATTCACCAAAATCAAGACTCATATTTATCAACATTAATAGATCATGCTCTTGAGCTCCCATATCTTTGGAGAATGCCAAGGTTGGAAAGTAGATGGTTTATAGATGTCTATGCCACCAAACAAGGAATGAAtcctcttcttcttgaacttgctAAATTAGACTTCAACTTTGTTCAAGCAACACACCAGACAGATCTTCAATATGTCTCATGGTATGTATCTAAACtaactatatattaattaaaaacttTATCTGACACATAATACGTATACTTTGGTGacaattttcaaaataaaaaagctgGTGGAAGAGTAGTGGTCTTGGTGAAAAGTTGAGCTTTGCAAGAGACAGAATAATGGAGAACTTCTTTTGGACTATTGGGGTGATTTATGAGCCACAATTCGGATATTGTAGAAGAATGTTGACCAAAGTCAATGCACTAATAACTACTATTGATGACGTTTATGATGTCTATGGCACCTTGGAGGAACTCCAACTCTTTACTCAGGCTGTTCAAAggtttcccttttttttttcaaaattatatatatatatatgttcttctatatatatatatatatatataaatgttaaCAAATTTTGTGCGTCTGAATTAGATGGGATGTGGACGCAGTTGAACAACTTCCAGATTACATGAAGATATGCTATCTAGCTCTCCATAATTCAATAAATGAAATAGGCTATGATATTCTCAAGGAACAAGGATTTCACGTCATTCCTTACTTGAAGAAAGCTGTATGTCTCCCACTTAAACTTAATCAATAATTAGTTGATTCATTGCAGTAATTAAACATTTTTGTAAACTTAATTTTCAGTGGGTGGATTTATGTGAAGCATACTTGTTGGAGGCTAAATGGTACCATAGTGGATATAAACCAACACTTGAAGAATACCTTAAAAACGCATGGATTTCTATTTCTGCTCCTGTGATCCTAGTCCATGTTTATTTTCTTACAAAAGATAGGATCACAATTGAGGGATTGAAATTCTTAAAGGAGTATCCGGAGATAATTCAATTGTCATCTATGATTCTGAGATTAGCAGATGATTTGGGAACATCTTCGGTAAGGATATGCTTATGCATGCTTGTCACACCTTTAGTTAAGTATTCTTATATGTTTTGTTATGTAATTTGTATACTACTGCTGCAACAGGATGAAATGAAGAGAGGTGATGTTCCAAAATCTATACAATGTTACATGAATGAAAGTGGACTTTCAGAAGAAAAGGCACGTGAGCATATACACTATTTAATTGGGgagacatggaagaagatgaatgaAGAGCAACATAAGGATAATCCATTCTCTAAAACATATATTGATATAGCAATGAACCTAGCTAGGATGGCACAATGCATGTATCAACATGGAGATGGCCATGGAATTCAGGACTATGAAACCAAGGACCGTGTTTTATCACTACTTGTTCAACCTCTTCCTTCTGATTAGGACTATATCTTCATTTCTTTGAATGTGGTTCTTGTTTTTCTATTGGCTTTCATCAATAAAATTTGTATGCTCTTGTTTTTCCAGAAAAAGTGACATCAGTAAAGGTGTTTAATTTCTACAAACAACCTATAAATGATTCCACCAACAGAAAATCAATCTATTTCAATGAACATTACTCAAATTAGAGGCCTTGTTATTGGGATGATAAATAGATGAAATAGGATGATTACAGTTACACAGATAATTAAATGAAAGAAAATTggagataatattattatttaatgaaTAAAATGTTATACAGGTAATTGTTCCTTAGTTGTGAGTGGAGGTACAATTTGTTTGAGATCAGAAGATTCTAATTTGTGAATGTGAAGAAGATGAgtt comes from the Euphorbia lathyris chromosome 5, ddEupLath1.1, whole genome shotgun sequence genome and includes:
- the LOC136231291 gene encoding terpene synthase 10-like, whose translation is MNLKEQVRMMLNMTSLDQLDLIDTLQRLGLSYHFQTEIRNVLMRIHNHNHNHTNINKDLHATALQFRLLRQHGFNISSQETFADFQDEFVNFRTSLCEDYKGMLSLYEASFLSKQDDNILQAATQFARTNLGNLIHQNQDSYLSTLIDHALELPYLWRMPRLESRWFIDVYATKQGMNPLLLELAKLDFNFVQATHQTDLQYVSCWWKSSGLGEKLSFARDRIMENFFWTIGVIYEPQFGYCRRMLTKVNALITTIDDVYDVYGTLEELQLFTQAVQRWDVDAVEQLPDYMKICYLALHNSINEIGYDILKEQGFHVIPYLKKAWVDLCEAYLLEAKWYHSGYKPTLEEYLKNAWISISAPVILVHVYFLTKDRITIEGLKFLKEYPEIIQLSSMILRLADDLGTSSDEMKRGDVPKSIQCYMNESGLSEEKAREHIHYLIGETWKKMNEEQHKDNPFSKTYIDIAMNLARMAQCMYQHGDGHGIQDYETKDRVLSLLVQPLPSD